A genomic region of Pseudomonas sp. MPC6 contains the following coding sequences:
- the hemC gene encoding hydroxymethylbilane synthase: protein MSSREIRIATRKSALALWQAEYVKARLEAAHPGLLVTLVPMVSRGDKLLDSPLSKIGGKGLFVKELETALLENEADIAVHSMKDVPMDFPEGLGLFCICEREDPRDAFVSNTYASLDELPPGSIVGTSSLRRQAQLLTRRPDLEIRFLRGNVNTRLAKLDAGEYDAIILAAAGLIRLGFEERITSAISVDDSLPAGGQGAVGIECRSVDSDIHALLTPLHHPDTATRVTAERALNKHLNGGCQVPIACYAILEGEQLWLRGLVGDPSGALLLSAQARAPRSDAEALGVQVAEDLLSQGANDILKAVYGEAGHE from the coding sequence ATGTCCTCTCGCGAAATCCGCATCGCCACCCGCAAAAGCGCCCTTGCCCTGTGGCAGGCCGAATACGTCAAAGCCCGCCTGGAAGCGGCTCATCCCGGCCTGCTCGTGACCTTGGTGCCCATGGTCAGTCGTGGCGATAAACTGCTCGACTCGCCGTTGTCGAAAATCGGCGGCAAGGGCCTGTTCGTCAAGGAGCTGGAAACCGCGCTGCTGGAAAACGAAGCCGACATCGCAGTGCACTCCATGAAGGACGTCCCGATGGACTTCCCCGAAGGCCTCGGTCTGTTCTGCATCTGCGAACGCGAAGATCCGCGCGATGCATTCGTCTCCAATACTTACGCGAGCCTGGATGAACTGCCCCCAGGCAGCATCGTCGGCACCTCCAGCCTGCGCCGCCAGGCCCAGTTGCTGACCCGGCGCCCGGACCTGGAAATCCGCTTCCTGCGCGGCAACGTCAACACCCGGCTGGCCAAGCTCGATGCCGGCGAATACGACGCCATCATCCTGGCTGCCGCCGGCCTGATTCGTCTCGGCTTTGAAGAGCGCATCACCTCGGCCATCAGCGTCGACGACAGCCTGCCGGCCGGTGGCCAGGGTGCAGTGGGGATCGAATGCCGCAGCGTCGACAGCGACATCCACGCCCTGCTGACGCCGCTTCACCATCCGGACACGGCCACCCGCGTCACCGCCGAACGTGCCCTCAACAAACACCTCAATGGCGGCTGCCAGGTGCCGATCGCCTGCTACGCCATCCTTGAAGGCGAGCAGCTCTGGTTGCGTGGCCTGGTGGGCGATCCGAGCGGTGCTCTGCTGCTCAGTGCCCAAGCCCGTGCGCCACGCAGTGATGCCGAAGCCTTGGGCGTGCAAGTGGCCGAAGACTTGCTGAGCCAGGGCGCCAACGACATCCTGAAAGCGGTCTACGGCGAGGCAGGTCACGAGTGA
- a CDS encoding TIGR02647 family protein: protein MSLTPELVAELEILALFNLDSSQEGLKIHQTAAPKAIAAAKRLHEKELIDQPDGGYLTSLGRDAAQNIQTVLTILSVQETA, encoded by the coding sequence ATGTCGCTTACCCCTGAGTTGGTTGCCGAACTGGAAATCCTCGCACTCTTCAACCTGGACAGTTCCCAGGAAGGCCTGAAAATTCATCAGACCGCTGCCCCGAAAGCCATTGCCGCCGCCAAACGCCTGCACGAAAAAGAGCTGATCGACCAGCCCGATGGCGGGTACCTGACCAGTCTGGGCCGTGACGCCGCGCAAAATATACAAACCGTCCTGACCATTCTGAGCGTCCAGGAAACAGCCTGA
- the argH gene encoding argininosuccinate lyase: protein MSTDKTNQSWGGRFSEPVDAFVARFTASVTFDQRLYRHDIMGSIAHATMLAKVGVLTDAERDSITDGLKTIQGEIEAGQFDWRIDLEDVHMNIEARLTDRIGVTGKKLHTGRSRNDQVATDIRLWLRDEIDLILAEITRLQQGLLEQAEREAGSIMPGFTHLQTAQPVTFGHHMLAWFEMLSRDYERLVDCRKRTNRMPLGSAALAGTTYPIDREYTAQLLGFDAVGGNSLDNVSDRDFAIEFCSAASIAMMHLSRFSEELVLWTSAQFQFIDLPDRFCTGSSIMPQKKNPDVPELVRGKTGRVFGALMGLLTLMKGQPLAYNKDNQEDKEPLFDAADTLRDSLRAFADMIPAIKPKHAMMREAALRGFSTATDLADYLVRRGLPFRDCHEIVGHAVKYGVESGKDLAEMSLEELRKFSDQIDQDVFAVLTLEGSVNARDHIGGTAPAQVKKAVVRGQQLLASR from the coding sequence ATGAGCACTGACAAGACCAATCAGTCCTGGGGCGGCCGCTTCAGTGAACCCGTCGACGCCTTCGTCGCCCGCTTCACCGCCTCCGTCACCTTCGACCAGCGCCTGTATCGCCACGACATCATGGGCTCGATCGCCCATGCCACCATGCTGGCGAAGGTCGGCGTGCTGACCGATGCCGAGCGCGACAGCATCACCGATGGCCTGAAGACCATCCAGGGTGAAATCGAGGCCGGCCAGTTCGACTGGCGCATCGACCTCGAAGACGTGCACATGAACATCGAGGCGCGCCTGACCGACCGCATCGGCGTGACCGGTAAAAAGCTGCACACCGGCCGCAGCCGCAACGACCAGGTCGCCACCGACATCCGCCTGTGGCTGCGTGACGAGATCGACCTGATCCTCGCCGAAATCACCCGCCTGCAACAAGGTTTGCTGGAACAGGCCGAGCGTGAAGCCGGCAGCATCATGCCCGGTTTCACTCACCTGCAAACCGCGCAGCCGGTGACCTTCGGGCACCACATGCTGGCCTGGTTCGAAATGCTCAGCCGTGACTACGAGCGCCTGGTCGACTGCCGCAAGCGCACCAACCGCATGCCATTGGGCAGCGCTGCGCTGGCCGGCACGACCTACCCGATCGATCGCGAATATACCGCGCAACTGCTGGGCTTCGACGCCGTGGGCGGCAACTCGCTGGACAACGTGTCCGATCGTGACTTCGCTATCGAGTTCTGCTCGGCGGCGAGCATCGCGATGATGCACCTGTCGCGCTTCTCCGAAGAGCTGGTGCTGTGGACCAGCGCCCAGTTCCAGTTCATCGATCTGCCGGATCGTTTCTGCACCGGCAGCTCGATCATGCCGCAAAAGAAAAACCCGGACGTACCCGAGCTGGTGCGCGGCAAGACCGGCCGCGTGTTCGGCGCGCTGATGGGCCTGCTGACCCTGATGAAAGGCCAGCCTCTGGCCTACAACAAGGACAACCAGGAAGACAAGGAACCGCTGTTCGACGCCGCCGACACGCTGCGCGATTCGCTGCGGGCCTTTGCCGACATGATCCCGGCGATCAAACCCAAGCACGCGATGATGCGTGAAGCGGCCCTGCGCGGGTTCTCCACCGCCACCGACCTGGCCGACTACCTGGTGCGTCGTGGCCTGCCGTTCCGTGACTGCCACGAAATTGTTGGCCATGCGGTGAAGTACGGCGTTGAAAGCGGCAAGGACCTGGCGGAAATGAGCCTGGAAGAGCTGCGCAAGTTCAGTGACCAGATCGATCAGGACGTGTTCGCCGTGCTGACCCTGGAAGGCTCGGTGAACGCCCGTGACCATATCGGCGGGACTGCGCCGGCGCAGGTCAAGAAGGCTGTGGTACGCGGCCAGCAATTGCTCGCTAGCCGCTAA
- a CDS encoding glutathione S-transferase: MLKLYGFCVSNYYNMVKLALLEKGLPFEEVLFFPRPSAEALAISPRGKVPVLGVEQGFVNETSVILEYIEQRHKGTPLLPGDPFERAQVLALAKEIELYIELPGRACYPEAFFGMSMPDAIKDKTKAELLLGFASLGRHGKFAPYVAGDSLSIADLYFLYSVPLACAVGKKLFDIDLLAEMPAARALLERLEQNPNVQRIAADKDAAMPAFMAMVAARK, from the coding sequence ATGCTCAAGCTTTATGGATTTTGTGTCAGCAACTACTACAACATGGTCAAGCTGGCGCTGCTGGAGAAGGGACTGCCGTTTGAAGAAGTACTGTTTTTCCCGAGACCGAGCGCTGAAGCGTTAGCCATCAGCCCGCGCGGGAAGGTGCCGGTGCTGGGCGTGGAACAGGGTTTCGTCAACGAAACCAGTGTGATTCTCGAGTACATCGAGCAACGCCACAAAGGCACTCCATTGCTGCCAGGCGATCCTTTTGAACGGGCGCAGGTACTGGCGCTGGCCAAGGAAATCGAGCTGTACATCGAGTTGCCGGGTCGCGCCTGTTATCCCGAAGCGTTTTTTGGCATGTCGATGCCGGACGCGATCAAGGACAAGACCAAAGCTGAACTGCTGCTGGGGTTTGCGTCCCTGGGCAGGCACGGCAAGTTCGCCCCTTACGTGGCAGGTGACAGCCTGAGCATTGCGGATTTGTATTTCCTGTACAGCGTGCCGCTGGCCTGTGCGGTGGGGAAGAAGCTATTCGATATCGATCTGCTGGCTGAGATGCCGGCGGCCAGGGCATTGCTGGAGCGGCTGGAGCAGAATCCGAACGTGCAGCGGATCGCGGCGGACAAGGATGCGGCGATGCCGGCGTTTATGGCGATGGTTGCGGCCAGGAAGTAG
- a CDS encoding uroporphyrinogen-III synthase has translation MTGWRLLLTRPSDESAALSDALAQVGIFSSSLPLLEIEAIPVSDTMREVIQDLERYCAVIVVSKPAARIAVDLLGQYGAHPPGLQWFSVGAATAQIFEAHGVDVSFPVEGDDSEALLELPRLREAIARTDPRVLIMRGEGGRELLAERLRELGASVEYLELYRRKLPHYPPAALPERIRAERLNGLVVSSGQGFEHLRQLAGDAWPPLARLPLFVPSPRVAELARAAGAEKVVDCRGASAAALLTALREHPEPVF, from the coding sequence GTGACTGGCTGGCGCCTGTTACTGACGCGTCCCTCGGACGAATCAGCGGCGCTAAGCGATGCTTTGGCGCAAGTGGGGATTTTCAGCAGCAGCTTGCCGCTTTTGGAGATCGAGGCGATTCCTGTCTCTGACACAATGCGTGAAGTGATCCAGGACCTGGAGCGCTATTGCGCGGTGATCGTGGTCAGCAAGCCGGCCGCCAGGATCGCTGTGGACCTGCTCGGCCAGTATGGGGCGCATCCCCCTGGCCTGCAGTGGTTCAGCGTGGGCGCGGCGACCGCGCAGATCTTCGAGGCGCACGGGGTGGACGTCAGCTTCCCGGTCGAGGGCGATGACAGCGAAGCCTTGCTTGAACTTCCCCGGCTGCGCGAGGCTATCGCACGGACCGATCCGCGGGTGCTGATCATGCGCGGGGAGGGTGGGCGCGAACTGCTGGCTGAGCGTTTGCGCGAGCTAGGTGCTAGTGTCGAGTACCTGGAGTTGTACCGGCGAAAACTGCCGCACTATCCGCCGGCGGCACTGCCGGAGCGGATTCGGGCGGAACGCTTGAACGGGCTGGTGGTCAGCAGTGGACAGGGTTTTGAGCACCTGCGGCAGTTGGCCGGCGATGCCTGGCCGCCGTTGGCGCGGTTGCCGTTGTTTGTTCCAAGCCCCAGGGTGGCCGAGCTGGCACGTGCCGCCGGGGCCGAAAAAGTTGTGGATTGTCGTGGCGCCAGTGCCGCGGCTTTGCTGACGGCGTTACGGGAGCATCCCGAACCCGTTTTCTAA
- a CDS encoding LytTR family DNA-binding domain-containing protein, translating to MNVLIVDDEPLARERLSRMVGELEGYSVLEPSATNGEEALALIDSHKPDIVLLDIRMPGLDGLQVAARLCERETPPAVVFCTGPDEFAVEALQASAVGYLVKPVRTEQLHEALKKAERPNRVQLAALTRPAAESGSGPRSHISARTRKGIELIPLGQVVYFIADHKYVTLRHEGGEVLLDEPLKALEDEFGDRFVRIHRNALVARERIERLQRTPLGHFQLFLKGLNGDALIVSRRHVAGVRKMMQQL from the coding sequence ATGAATGTCCTGATCGTTGATGACGAACCCCTGGCCCGCGAGCGCCTGAGCCGAATGGTCGGCGAACTCGAGGGATACAGTGTCCTGGAGCCCAGTGCCACGAACGGCGAAGAGGCGTTGGCACTGATCGACAGCCATAAACCGGATATCGTGTTGCTCGATATCCGCATGCCGGGCCTCGATGGCCTGCAAGTGGCTGCACGATTGTGCGAACGCGAAACCCCGCCAGCCGTGGTGTTTTGCACAGGGCCCGATGAATTTGCCGTGGAAGCCTTACAGGCAAGCGCCGTAGGCTATCTGGTGAAACCTGTGCGTACAGAACAGTTACATGAAGCGTTAAAAAAAGCCGAGCGCCCCAATCGCGTCCAGCTCGCCGCCCTGACCCGCCCGGCCGCCGAGAGTGGCAGCGGCCCTCGCAGCCATATCAGCGCACGTACCCGCAAAGGTATCGAGCTGATCCCGTTGGGTCAGGTGGTCTACTTTATTGCCGATCATAAATACGTGACCTTGCGCCATGAAGGCGGCGAGGTGCTGCTGGATGAGCCACTCAAGGCCCTCGAAGATGAATTCGGCGACCGTTTCGTGCGCATTCACCGCAATGCGCTGGTCGCCCGCGAGCGAATCGAGCGCCTGCAACGCACGCCCCTGGGACATTTTCAGCTGTTCCTCAAAGGCTTGAACGGTGACGCGCTGATCGTCAGCCGCCGCCATGTGGCGGGCGTTCGCAAAATGATGCAACAGCTTTAA